A single window of Martelella sp. NC20 DNA harbors:
- a CDS encoding mechanosensitive ion channel family protein: protein MLTFSKSAGYFAARVVFVIMLTAILQLHSAFAQELDEEKTSSELVQEIFQDAQGNAGLKARYERLVTNPISPPDTRSPRATLESFLVIMQTASELWLEVRDSYFDGDTFFMTRAQRDQLVLVQSLLEKAARTFDLSAIPAASRQRASIETVLQLQEVFDRIYLPPVDEIPGLAAGAFVLSDSEEGTLPAKWIIPGTSLTIARQKEGPREGEYLFAQGTINQIADDYEEVKALPMIADSGEDLYQYYIYTPGNLVAPHWYEFILEGPYWLRYQFGNQAYWQWLGLGLIVVISMAGLISYSRWNARRAVPLDPARRQTRRIVAPLLIIVMANIIRFLIEEQINITGDLLQITTAALSAVIWTVSAWFTYQLLQILYMWTIRNPALSNATLDASLLRTGFQVMSFIVAIVVLGYGATQIGIPIYGVVAGLGVGGLAIALAAQPTLENFISGVLLYADRIVRVGDFFQFDDTAGTVEEIGIRSTRIRALDRTLIIVANADLVKRKITNYSRRDVFLFRHKIGLRYQTDADTLNRVMEDMRALLSSHDSVLEAPQRVRLVEYGESAVLIDIYANISSSDINVFLEVQEELLLAIRDIVERNGSSFAYPSSTLYLARDNYGEHKPDTAVLPNEKQDTKDAPPAGNES from the coding sequence ATGCTGACCTTTTCAAAATCTGCCGGATATTTCGCGGCCCGGGTTGTTTTCGTCATCATGCTGACCGCAATCCTTCAGCTCCATTCCGCCTTCGCGCAGGAGCTCGATGAGGAGAAAACCTCGTCCGAGCTGGTCCAGGAGATATTCCAGGATGCCCAGGGAAACGCCGGACTGAAAGCGCGCTATGAGCGGCTGGTGACAAACCCGATTTCACCGCCCGACACCCGCAGCCCGCGGGCGACGCTCGAAAGCTTCCTGGTGATCATGCAGACGGCCAGCGAACTCTGGCTTGAGGTGCGCGACAGCTATTTCGATGGCGACACGTTCTTCATGACCCGCGCCCAGCGCGATCAGCTTGTTCTGGTGCAGTCGCTTCTCGAAAAGGCGGCGCGGACGTTCGATCTTTCGGCGATACCGGCCGCGTCGCGGCAGCGCGCAAGTATCGAAACGGTGCTGCAGCTTCAGGAGGTTTTCGACCGGATCTACCTTCCGCCGGTAGACGAAATACCCGGCCTTGCCGCAGGCGCCTTCGTCCTGTCGGACTCCGAGGAAGGCACGCTCCCCGCGAAATGGATCATTCCCGGCACCAGCCTGACGATCGCGCGCCAGAAGGAAGGCCCGCGCGAGGGTGAATATCTTTTCGCCCAGGGCACGATCAACCAGATCGCCGATGATTATGAAGAGGTCAAAGCCCTGCCGATGATCGCCGATAGCGGCGAGGACCTCTACCAGTATTACATATACACCCCCGGCAACCTGGTCGCGCCCCACTGGTATGAATTTATTCTGGAAGGCCCCTACTGGCTGCGATACCAGTTTGGCAACCAGGCCTATTGGCAATGGTTGGGACTGGGGCTGATCGTCGTCATATCCATGGCCGGCCTGATCAGCTACAGCCGCTGGAATGCACGGCGGGCGGTCCCGCTGGATCCCGCCAGACGGCAGACGCGCCGCATTGTCGCGCCCTTGCTGATCATCGTGATGGCAAACATCATCCGGTTCCTCATCGAGGAGCAGATCAATATCACCGGCGACCTGCTGCAGATTACCACTGCCGCTTTGAGCGCCGTCATATGGACAGTCTCGGCGTGGTTCACATACCAGCTTCTGCAGATCCTCTATATGTGGACCATCCGCAACCCCGCGCTCAGCAATGCCACGCTCGATGCCAGCCTGCTGCGCACCGGCTTTCAGGTGATGTCCTTCATCGTGGCGATTGTCGTGCTCGGCTATGGCGCCACGCAGATCGGCATTCCGATCTACGGCGTCGTCGCCGGTCTCGGCGTCGGCGGTCTGGCGATCGCCCTCGCCGCCCAGCCGACGCTTGAGAATTTCATCAGCGGCGTGCTGCTCTACGCCGACCGGATCGTGAGGGTCGGCGATTTCTTCCAGTTCGACGATACCGCCGGCACGGTGGAGGAAATCGGAATCCGCTCGACCCGCATCCGCGCCCTTGACCGCACCCTCATCATCGTCGCCAACGCCGATCTGGTGAAACGCAAGATCACCAATTACAGCCGGCGCGACGTGTTCCTGTTCCGTCACAAGATCGGCCTCAGATACCAGACCGACGCCGACACGCTGAACCGGGTGATGGAGGATATGCGCGCGCTGCTGTCATCCCATGACAGCGTGCTGGAAGCGCCCCAACGTGTCCGCTTGGTGGAATATGGCGAATCGGCCGTGCTGATCGACATCTACGCCAATATCTCGTCGTCTGACATCAATGTTTTCCTGGAGGTGCAGGAGGAATTGCTGCTCGCGATCCGGGACATCGTCGAACGCAATGGCTCCAGCTTCGCCTACCCCTCCTCCACCCTCTATCTGGCGCGCGACAACTACGGGGAACACAAGCCGGATACAGCCGTTCTCCCCAATGAGAAGCAGGACACGAAGGACGCACCGCCGGCGGGCAACGAGAGCTAG
- a CDS encoding M20 family metallopeptidase, with product MTQQALEQLADEIEALKPEFIELSDRIWDLAELKFEEFESARLQAALLEKFGFRVTRGVVGIETAFVGEYGSGKPVIAILGEFDALAGMNQIAGIAEEKAENPGASGHGCGHNLLGAGSLLAAVGLARHLEKCGLQATVRYYGCPAEEGGGAKTIMAEAGVFDDVDLALTWHPAPFNGVRSTNNLAVIEYDIRFKGIAAHASNAAHLGRSALDALELTNIGINFLREHMPADCRIHYAITETGGVAANVVQARAAGRYMIRAPEIVGARALAERVKKVAEGAALMTETSVELELGKATNSLLPNITLETAMHEQMTALGPVSFDEADEAFARDIQATFSQEAIDSSIRLYQIKGDALSNTPVDGSEPLHRGLRAFEGRSHFRAGSTDVGDVSWAIPTAQCWTPAWAIGTNPHTWQVVAQGKSPAAHKALVHAAKAIAATGIKAISDPDLIERARAEWNEKTSKR from the coding sequence ATGACGCAGCAGGCGCTTGAACAACTCGCGGATGAAATCGAGGCATTGAAGCCCGAATTCATCGAACTCTCCGACCGGATATGGGACCTGGCAGAGCTGAAATTCGAGGAATTCGAGTCGGCCCGGCTCCAGGCGGCGCTACTAGAGAAATTCGGATTTCGGGTGACCCGCGGCGTTGTCGGCATCGAGACCGCCTTTGTCGGCGAATATGGCAGCGGCAAGCCGGTGATCGCGATCCTCGGCGAATTCGACGCTCTCGCCGGGATGAACCAGATCGCGGGCATTGCCGAGGAGAAAGCCGAAAATCCGGGCGCGAGCGGCCATGGCTGCGGGCACAACCTGCTTGGCGCCGGCTCGCTTCTGGCTGCCGTCGGTCTCGCCCGGCATCTCGAAAAATGCGGTTTGCAGGCGACCGTGCGCTACTATGGCTGCCCGGCAGAGGAGGGCGGCGGCGCCAAGACGATCATGGCCGAAGCCGGGGTCTTCGACGATGTCGACCTCGCGCTGACCTGGCACCCCGCGCCGTTCAACGGCGTGCGCTCCACCAACAATCTCGCCGTGATCGAATACGACATCCGCTTCAAGGGGATCGCGGCGCACGCCTCCAACGCCGCCCATCTCGGACGCTCCGCGCTCGACGCCCTGGAACTGACCAATATCGGCATCAATTTCCTACGCGAGCACATGCCGGCTGATTGCCGGATCCATTACGCCATCACCGAAACCGGCGGCGTCGCGGCCAATGTCGTCCAGGCGCGCGCGGCCGGCCGCTACATGATCCGGGCCCCGGAGATCGTCGGCGCCCGGGCGCTCGCAGAACGGGTGAAAAAGGTTGCGGAAGGGGCAGCCCTGATGACCGAAACCAGTGTCGAGCTGGAACTGGGCAAGGCGACCAACAGCCTTCTGCCCAACATCACGCTCGAAACGGCGATGCATGAGCAGATGACCGCGCTCGGCCCCGTGTCGTTTGACGAGGCTGATGAGGCGTTCGCGAGGGATATTCAGGCGACGTTTTCCCAGGAGGCGATCGACAGCAGTATCCGGCTCTATCAGATCAAGGGCGATGCGCTATCGAATACGCCGGTCGACGGATCAGAGCCGCTGCACCGGGGCCTTCGAGCCTTCGAGGGGCGCTCCCATTTCCGGGCCGGCTCCACGGATGTCGGCGACGTGAGCTGGGCTATCCCCACAGCGCAGTGCTGGACGCCGGCCTGGGCGATCGGCACCAATCCCCATACCTGGCAGGTCGTTGCCCAGGGCAAGAGCCCGGCCGCCCACAAGGCGTTGGTGCACGCCGCCAAGGCCATAGCCGCCACCGGCATCAAGGCGATCTCCGACCCGGACCTGATTGAACGCGCGCGCGCGGAATGGAACGAGAAAACCAGCAAGCGCTGA
- a CDS encoding ABC transporter substrate-binding protein, with the protein MKKFLLAGVMLAALTQTAAARDIVVALSSDLRSNDPGVNRDGNTDAIMMHILEGLVGYTENGAVEPLLAKSVSMSEDGLTYTFALRDDVTFHNGDKMTADDVVWTMNRYMDAANKWRCLPDFDGSRVVKLTGVEKVDDATVTMTIAEPSAVFLGLMARPECGFTGIISPKSVGDDGSFVEPIGTGPFKWDAWKKGEYVHLTKNDAYVSPENDGKPDGTVGAKAPLVDGVKFMVVPDASTVKAGIQSGALDLAEISPDLMPEFEDRDDSKLIVAVNNGKNLFYMQTRDPVLSNPGVRRAMAMALDLPQLVAAASNGTGTANCSMIATNSIYYSETQQKCLPYDIEAAKKELKDAGYNGEPISIIANRRGNVPSYPAAIIAQAMMQQAGLNVEIEVIDYATQVERRRSGNYQVISQSVSPRLDPALMMSFYVGDKDENTSLMWENPKAVELLDAAYRETDQDKRQQIFDEFHTLMLEDMPGLFMYDMVDIWAATESLQGAPVWQGNARVWEVSVD; encoded by the coding sequence ATGAAGAAATTTCTCCTCGCCGGCGTCATGCTGGCGGCGCTCACCCAGACGGCGGCGGCGCGCGACATCGTCGTCGCGCTTTCCTCGGACCTGCGCTCCAACGATCCGGGCGTCAACCGTGACGGCAATACCGATGCGATCATGATGCACATCCTGGAAGGGCTCGTCGGCTACACCGAAAACGGCGCCGTCGAACCGCTTCTCGCCAAATCGGTCTCGATGTCGGAAGACGGGCTGACCTACACTTTCGCGCTGCGCGATGACGTCACCTTCCACAACGGCGACAAGATGACCGCCGACGATGTGGTCTGGACCATGAACCGCTACATGGACGCGGCCAACAAGTGGCGCTGCCTGCCGGATTTCGACGGCAGCCGGGTGGTCAAGCTGACGGGCGTCGAGAAGGTTGACGACGCCACGGTCACGATGACGATTGCCGAACCCTCGGCGGTCTTTCTCGGTCTGATGGCGCGGCCGGAATGCGGTTTCACCGGCATCATTTCGCCGAAATCGGTGGGCGATGACGGCAGCTTTGTCGAGCCGATCGGCACAGGTCCGTTCAAGTGGGACGCGTGGAAGAAGGGCGAATACGTCCATCTCACGAAGAACGACGCCTATGTCTCGCCGGAAAACGACGGCAAGCCGGACGGCACGGTCGGCGCCAAGGCGCCGCTCGTCGACGGCGTCAAGTTCATGGTCGTTCCGGATGCCTCCACGGTGAAGGCCGGCATCCAGTCCGGCGCACTCGATCTCGCCGAAATCTCGCCGGACCTGATGCCCGAGTTCGAGGATCGGGACGACAGCAAGCTGATCGTCGCCGTCAACAATGGCAAGAACCTGTTCTACATGCAGACCCGCGACCCGGTTCTGTCGAACCCCGGCGTTCGCCGCGCCATGGCCATGGCGCTCGATCTGCCGCAGCTCGTCGCCGCCGCTTCCAACGGAACCGGCACGGCCAATTGCTCGATGATCGCCACCAACTCGATCTATTACAGCGAGACCCAGCAGAAATGCCTGCCCTACGACATCGAGGCGGCGAAGAAGGAACTGAAGGATGCCGGCTATAACGGCGAGCCGATCAGCATCATCGCCAACCGTCGCGGCAACGTCCCGAGCTATCCGGCGGCGATCATCGCCCAGGCGATGATGCAGCAGGCCGGCCTCAACGTTGAGATCGAGGTGATCGACTACGCCACCCAGGTGGAGCGCCGCCGTTCGGGCAATTACCAGGTGATCTCGCAGTCGGTCTCGCCGCGCCTCGACCCGGCGCTGATGATGAGCTTCTACGTTGGCGACAAGGATGAAAACACGTCGCTGATGTGGGAAAACCCGAAGGCCGTCGAATTGCTCGACGCCGCCTATCGCGAGACCGATCAGGACAAGCGTCAGCAGATCTTCGACGAATTCCACACGCTGATGCTTGAGGATATGCCCGGCCTGTTCATGTACGACATGGTCGACATCTGGGCGGCGACCGAGAGCCTCCAGGGTGCGCCCGTCTGGCAGGGCAATGCCCGCGTCTGGGAAGTCTCGGTCGACTGA
- a CDS encoding serine hydrolase, which yields MTQTTEKTETTAAELAKICDAQDFTVRFKVQNLLTGETIERGAQEETPSASTRKISIMMAALKAVGEGRLSFDEKIVYEPHHAEQVASGVLRHMTPGMVLSFRDAIAGMITLSDNVCTHMVFERLTLEEVSAYCAAIGMTGTHHRFLIPPIALPHDHPLDAVTVTTAADQVMLLDTILAAQTDAAAAARLGISQELSAFALKMLKSQVLRYGIHSRLPFDTVIASKGGRGKRGRMDAGIVYRDGAPLFILAAYTDGVPLTMPDGLPGYTVSLETIGRLARACFTGL from the coding sequence ATGACGCAAACAACCGAAAAGACCGAAACGACCGCCGCCGAGCTTGCGAAGATCTGTGACGCGCAGGATTTCACCGTGCGCTTCAAGGTCCAGAACCTGCTCACCGGCGAAACCATCGAACGCGGTGCGCAGGAGGAAACCCCGTCCGCCTCGACCCGCAAGATCTCGATCATGATGGCGGCGCTGAAGGCGGTCGGGGAGGGGCGGCTGAGCTTCGACGAGAAGATCGTCTATGAGCCGCATCACGCCGAGCAGGTGGCAAGCGGCGTGCTGCGCCATATGACGCCGGGCATGGTCCTGTCGTTCCGCGATGCGATCGCCGGCATGATCACGCTTTCCGACAATGTCTGCACCCATATGGTGTTCGAGCGGCTCACCCTTGAGGAGGTCTCGGCCTATTGCGCGGCGATCGGCATGACGGGCACGCATCACCGCTTCCTGATCCCGCCGATCGCGCTGCCGCATGACCACCCGCTCGACGCGGTGACGGTGACGACGGCGGCCGACCAGGTGATGCTGCTCGATACCATTCTGGCCGCCCAGACGGATGCCGCGGCTGCGGCCCGGCTCGGCATTTCGCAGGAGCTCTCGGCGTTCGCGCTGAAGATGCTGAAATCGCAGGTCCTGCGCTACGGAATTCACTCGCGCCTTCCCTTCGATACGGTGATCGCCAGCAAGGGCGGTCGGGGCAAGCGCGGGCGAATGGATGCGGGCATCGTCTATCGCGACGGCGCGCCGCTTTTCATCCTCGCCGCCTACACGGACGGGGTACCGCTCACCATGCCGGACGGGCTTCCCGGCTATACGGTGTCGCTTGAGACGATCGGCCGGCTTGCCCGCGCCTGTTTCACCGGACTTTGA
- a CDS encoding ABC transporter ATP-binding protein, whose protein sequence is MTRDILLSVRKLTLCRGDGAKLVDGVSFDVRPGEIFGIVGESGSGKTLATRALMALLPAGITPTGGETVFEGRDTLTMSLRDLRALRGARIGMVFQEPMTSLNPSMLIGRQLEEGLKLHTALSPVERRTAIVAMLERVGIADPQAALSAYPHEFSGGMRQRIMLASVMLLKPALLVADEPTTALDAVIQRDVMELMVELTRAEGTAVLLISHDLPMVARYTSRIAVMEKGVVVETGTTEDILTRPQHAYTRKLLSSLPGRGGTRAFSPEDTPVLAVENVIVDYHKAGGLFRKSQAKRALHGVSVKIRPGEVVALVGGSGSGKTTLGRTIAGLIHQTSGDIRFNGSPREQDWANYRRNCQMVFQDPYSSLDPRITVVQLVEEALRTIPGLTSAERRRRALATLAEVGLPGEFANRLPHELSGGQRQRVAIARAVVREPKLLIADEPVSALDVTVRAQVLALFADLQKKHGFSCLFISHDLSVVEQIADRVIVMQHGEIVEEGPRDDIFDHPQHAYTRRLLSAIPALDFNETGGVKLKWRLED, encoded by the coding sequence ATGACCAGGGATATCCTCCTCTCGGTACGCAAGCTGACGCTTTGCCGCGGCGACGGCGCGAAGCTGGTTGACGGCGTTTCCTTCGACGTCCGTCCCGGCGAAATCTTCGGCATCGTCGGCGAATCCGGATCCGGCAAGACGCTGGCGACGCGCGCGCTGATGGCGCTTCTGCCCGCCGGAATCACGCCCACAGGCGGCGAGACCGTGTTCGAGGGACGCGACACGCTGACCATGAGCCTGCGGGATCTCAGGGCGCTGCGCGGCGCGCGGATCGGCATGGTGTTCCAGGAGCCGATGACCTCGCTCAACCCGTCCATGCTCATCGGGCGGCAGCTGGAAGAAGGGCTGAAGCTCCATACCGCACTTTCGCCGGTCGAACGGCGCACGGCGATCGTCGCCATGCTGGAGCGTGTGGGCATTGCCGATCCACAAGCGGCGCTCTCGGCCTATCCGCATGAATTCTCCGGCGGAATGCGCCAGCGCATCATGCTGGCCTCGGTGATGCTCCTGAAGCCGGCGCTTCTCGTCGCAGACGAGCCGACGACGGCGCTCGACGCGGTTATCCAGCGCGACGTGATGGAGCTGATGGTCGAGCTAACGCGCGCCGAAGGCACGGCCGTTCTGCTCATCAGTCACGACCTGCCGATGGTGGCGCGCTATACCAGCCGCATCGCGGTGATGGAAAAGGGCGTCGTCGTCGAAACCGGCACCACCGAAGACATTCTGACCAGACCGCAGCATGCCTACACCCGCAAGCTGTTGTCCTCGCTGCCCGGCCGCGGCGGGACGCGGGCGTTTTCGCCCGAGGATACGCCGGTGCTCGCCGTCGAAAATGTGATCGTCGATTATCACAAGGCGGGCGGGCTGTTCCGCAAAAGCCAGGCCAAGCGCGCCCTTCACGGCGTCTCGGTGAAAATCCGCCCGGGCGAGGTGGTGGCGCTGGTCGGCGGCTCGGGCTCCGGCAAGACCACGCTCGGCCGCACCATTGCCGGGCTGATCCACCAGACCTCGGGCGACATCCGGTTCAACGGCAGCCCGCGCGAACAGGACTGGGCGAACTATCGGCGAAACTGCCAGATGGTGTTCCAGGACCCGTATTCCTCGCTCGATCCGCGCATAACCGTCGTGCAACTCGTGGAGGAGGCGCTGCGCACCATACCCGGCCTCACCTCCGCCGAGCGCCGGCGTCGCGCGCTGGCGACACTTGCCGAGGTCGGCCTGCCGGGGGAATTCGCCAACCGGCTGCCGCATGAGCTTTCGGGCGGCCAGCGCCAGCGCGTCGCCATCGCCCGCGCCGTGGTGCGCGAGCCGAAACTGCTGATCGCCGACGAGCCGGTCTCCGCGCTTGACGTGACAGTCAGGGCGCAGGTGCTCGCCCTCTTCGCCGACCTTCAGAAGAAGCACGGCTTTTCCTGCCTGTTCATCAGCCACGACCTCTCCGTCGTCGAGCAGATCGCCGACCGGGTGATCGTGATGCAGCATGGCGAGATCGTCGAGGAAGGCCCGCGCGACGACATCTTCGATCACCCGCAGCATGCCTATACGCGGCGGCTGCTCTCGGCCATTCCCGCGCTCGATTTCAACGAGACCGGCGGCGTGAAACTCAAATGGCGGCTGGAAGACTGA
- a CDS encoding ABC transporter permease yields MRKLSYNAAIGGFLIALLLIVALLGVFWTPYNPLQLDFVARLKPPSAAHWMGTDEFGRDVLSRIMVGAGASVWIGTLTVTFTVVAGTLIGLVSGYARGWTDGLIMAVNNALLAFPGILLALGLLAVFGANQYGIIFALGIAYTPSMARLVRGVVMTLRESEFIEASKLMGNSEFYTVLRHILPNCLAPMSVLATTMFGWAILSESALSFLGLGVPPPAPTWGNMLAAGRPFIEQAVWLGVFPGLCIALTLLGINLLGDALRDRLDPRMRGLK; encoded by the coding sequence ATGAGAAAACTTTCCTATAATGCCGCGATCGGCGGATTCCTGATCGCTCTGCTGCTGATCGTGGCGCTGCTCGGGGTGTTCTGGACACCTTACAACCCGCTGCAGCTCGATTTCGTCGCCCGTCTGAAGCCGCCGAGCGCCGCCCACTGGATGGGAACGGACGAGTTCGGCCGTGACGTCTTGAGCCGGATCATGGTCGGCGCCGGCGCCAGCGTCTGGATCGGCACGCTGACGGTTACCTTCACGGTCGTCGCCGGCACGCTGATCGGGCTGGTGAGCGGTTATGCCCGCGGGTGGACCGACGGGCTGATCATGGCCGTCAACAATGCGCTGCTCGCCTTTCCCGGCATTCTTCTGGCGCTTGGCCTGCTCGCCGTCTTCGGCGCCAATCAGTACGGCATCATCTTCGCGCTCGGCATTGCCTATACGCCGTCGATGGCGCGGCTGGTGCGCGGCGTGGTGATGACGCTGCGCGAATCCGAATTCATCGAAGCCTCGAAGCTGATGGGCAACAGCGAGTTCTACACCGTTCTGCGCCATATCCTGCCCAATTGCCTGGCGCCGATGTCGGTGCTGGCGACCACCATGTTCGGCTGGGCAATCCTTTCGGAAAGCGCGCTCTCCTTCCTCGGCCTCGGCGTGCCGCCGCCGGCGCCGACCTGGGGCAACATGCTGGCCGCCGGCCGGCCGTTCATCGAGCAGGCCGTGTGGCTCGGCGTCTTCCCCGGCCTCTGCATCGCGCTCACGTTGCTGGGCATCAATCTTCTGGGCGACGCGCTGCGCGACAGGCTCGACCCGCGCATGAGGGGGCTGAAATGA
- a CDS encoding ABC transporter permease, with product MLRFFLHRVAMAIPTVIIVSIAVFGLIRLIPGDPAALMLGDMADDRQIAELQTELGLDKPLPQQFLIWSENALSGNLGRSIVNDEPVLPLVAARFVISGEIVLIAVVLAAILAVPAGIIAAWKQNSVTDLALVGSATLLLSIPTFWLGLLLLLLFGLKLGWLPVLGYVSLRDNFTEGLIYIIMPVATLVMHEMGVLLRMARASTLEVLRLDYITHARAKGLSEMAVLWRHAFKNAFGPTWTMIGLILGNLLGGIAVIETVFSIPGLGRLMVDSIFQRDYPVIQGCLLFVALSYVVVNLIIDLFYPLFDPRVTAQ from the coding sequence ATGCTGAGATTTTTCCTCCATCGCGTTGCGATGGCCATACCGACAGTCATCATCGTGTCGATCGCGGTGTTCGGCCTGATCCGGCTCATTCCCGGCGATCCGGCCGCATTGATGCTCGGCGACATGGCCGACGACAGGCAGATCGCCGAACTGCAGACGGAGCTCGGTCTCGACAAGCCGCTGCCGCAGCAATTCCTGATCTGGAGCGAGAACGCGCTCTCCGGCAATCTCGGCCGATCGATCGTCAATGACGAGCCGGTGCTGCCGCTGGTTGCCGCGCGCTTCGTGATCAGCGGCGAGATCGTGCTGATTGCGGTGGTGCTGGCCGCCATTCTGGCCGTGCCCGCCGGCATCATCGCCGCATGGAAACAGAATTCGGTCACCGACCTCGCGCTTGTGGGAAGCGCCACGCTCCTGCTGTCGATCCCGACCTTCTGGCTCGGCCTGCTGCTTCTCCTGCTGTTCGGGCTGAAGCTCGGCTGGCTGCCGGTGCTCGGCTATGTCTCGCTGCGCGACAATTTCACCGAGGGGCTGATCTACATCATCATGCCGGTCGCGACCCTGGTGATGCACGAGATGGGCGTATTGCTGCGCATGGCCCGCGCCTCGACGCTCGAAGTGCTGCGCCTGGATTACATCACCCATGCCCGCGCCAAGGGATTGTCCGAAATGGCCGTTCTCTGGCGTCATGCCTTCAAGAACGCTTTCGGCCCGACCTGGACGATGATCGGCCTGATCCTCGGCAACCTGCTCGGCGGCATCGCCGTCATTGAGACGGTGTTCTCGATCCCCGGCCTCGGCCGGCTGATGGTCGACAGCATATTCCAGCGGGATTACCCGGTCATTCAGGGGTGCCTGCTGTTCGTGGCGCTCTCCTATGTCGTCGTCAACCTGATCATCGACCTGTTCTATCCGCTGTTTGATCCCCGGGTGACGGCACAATGA
- a CDS encoding LysR family transcriptional regulator: protein MNIKQLEVFRAVLSTGSTMSAAKSTGLSQSGVSRLIQQLESDLDLTLFQRVKGRLVPTPEARTLETEAKTVLLNLARFSQLADEIRTGASETEVVRIGLPSSMWENFAPAMLKDYRDGFPGVRVETFFETTMTIQRMIDQRVIDFGFLRHEGEISPGIRLEIVAEGRSVAVMHHDHRLAARDVIRPEDLRGEPLIMLGRLRAHRVMLDRLLQAEAVRADVRIETHSNSSACAYAAQGLGIALASSFYANLYKHLPVVQRNFEPRLTQRFGIATAEGVPLSLAAKGLMAALKRQIERSQVSG, encoded by the coding sequence ATGAACATCAAGCAGCTCGAAGTCTTCCGCGCGGTCCTCTCGACCGGATCGACGATGAGCGCGGCCAAGAGCACCGGCCTCAGCCAGTCGGGCGTGAGCCGTCTCATCCAGCAACTCGAGTCCGATCTCGACCTGACATTGTTTCAGCGCGTGAAGGGGCGGCTGGTGCCGACGCCCGAGGCGCGAACCCTGGAGACGGAAGCGAAGACCGTCCTGCTCAATCTGGCGCGTTTCAGCCAGCTCGCCGACGAAATCCGCACCGGCGCGTCCGAAACGGAGGTGGTCCGCATCGGGCTTCCGAGCAGCATGTGGGAGAATTTCGCGCCTGCCATGCTGAAGGACTACCGCGACGGCTTTCCGGGCGTCAGGGTCGAGACCTTCTTCGAGACGACCATGACCATTCAGCGGATGATCGACCAGCGGGTGATCGATTTCGGCTTTCTGCGCCATGAAGGCGAAATCAGTCCGGGCATCCGGCTCGAGATCGTCGCCGAGGGCCGGAGCGTTGCCGTCATGCATCACGATCACCGGCTGGCGGCACGCGATGTCATCCGGCCGGAGGACCTGCGCGGCGAACCGCTGATCATGCTCGGCAGGCTGCGCGCCCACCGCGTCATGCTCGACCGGCTGCTGCAGGCAGAGGCCGTGCGGGCGGACGTGCGCATCGAAACCCATTCGAACTCGTCCGCCTGCGCCTATGCCGCCCAGGGATTGGGGATTGCGCTGGCCAGCAGCTTCTACGCCAATCTCTACAAGCACCTGCCCGTGGTGCAGAGAAATTTCGAACCGCGCCTGACGCAGCGCTTCGGGATCGCGACCGCCGAGGGCGTGCCGCTGTCGCTTGCCGCCAAGGGCCTGATGGCGGCGCTGAAACGGCAGATCGAGCGCTCGCAGGTGTCCGGCTAG
- a CDS encoding bacterioferritin has translation MKNTKLIEYLQRAVNMEMTAAHQYQLHAHTLEDWGLTKMAAKMREEMTEELGHSDLFIERLFFLKASPKLAFDKEPKKADNLPDMFRSDIADEEEAIAVYTKAAQHAAELGDIGTRTLFEKIVLDEEGHKAWLELQLDLIERLGEKSYSAKLVSFADDEGDEG, from the coding sequence ATGAAAAACACCAAATTGATTGAATATCTTCAGCGTGCGGTAAACATGGAAATGACGGCTGCGCATCAGTATCAGTTGCATGCGCACACGCTTGAGGATTGGGGCCTGACGAAAATGGCCGCGAAGATGCGCGAGGAGATGACGGAAGAACTCGGCCACTCCGACCTGTTCATCGAGCGACTGTTCTTCCTCAAGGCATCGCCCAAGCTTGCCTTCGACAAGGAGCCGAAAAAGGCGGACAACCTGCCGGATATGTTCAGATCCGACATTGCCGACGAGGAAGAGGCTATCGCCGTTTATACCAAGGCCGCGCAGCATGCCGCCGAGCTTGGCGATATCGGTACGCGCACCTTGTTTGAAAAGATCGTGCTTGACGAGGAGGGCCACAAGGCCTGGCTCGAACTTCAGCTCGATCTGATCGAGCGTCTCGGCGAGAAGTCCTACAGTGCCAAGCTGGTTTCGTTCGCAGACGATGAGGGAGACGAGGGGTAA